From a region of the Impatiens glandulifera chromosome 4, dImpGla2.1, whole genome shotgun sequence genome:
- the LOC124933753 gene encoding procathepsin L-like, which yields MDGFRNRYIMFMVDNENCNWLEELREYDGDFVTIVRDQGKATCCWAIVVAAAIESCYNIFFANKPAIILSPQELFDFLKPHSPYNLLDNFGGYGANYIDAFTYVKDYGISKEEDYPFIGRRQLVNIEEKQIYKMSPGLNINERVDDKYDNPAKHAVLIVGFGTDQDDNKFWIIKNSYGLHDWGVNGYGKICPYLYL from the exons ATGG ATGGTTTTAGAAATCGGtatattatgtttatggttGATAATGAG AATTGTAACTGGTTGGAAGAATTGAGAGAATATGATGGAGATTTTGTTACTATTGTTCGTGATCAAGGAAAAGCCA CTTGTTGCTGGGCGATCGTTGTGGCGGCTGCTATCGAATCCTGTTATAACATCTTCTTTGCAAACAAACCTGCTATCATTCTATCTCCACAGGAGTTATTTGATTTTCTGAAACCTCATTCTCCATATAATTTATTGGACAATTTTGGTGGCTACGGCGCCAATTACATAGATGCATTTACTTATGTCAAGGATTATGGCATCTCTAAAGAAGAGGATTACCCTTTTATTGGTAGAAGACAACTGGTCAATATTGAAGAGAag CAAATATATAAGATGAGTCCTGGTCTTAATATAAATGAAAGAGTTGATGATAAATATGACAATCCAGCTAAACACGCGGTATTAATTGTTGGTTTTGGTACGGATCAAGATGATAACAAATTCTGGATTATAAAGAATTCATATGGATTACATGATTGGGGAGTAAATGGGTATGGCAAAATTTGCCCGTACCTCTACTTATAA
- the LOC124933435 gene encoding uncharacterized protein LOC124933435, with product MLSKISTTDDVSRDFSSQIEKFKAMQLISENYVRTFTDLNYDSDDYNLDWTDPEEFMRLEGVTRLFALVGNPELLYSYALLPLAYFNAQHKTDFEFHKFVRAYFNQAHPMYIVFEAISPTIAGGLPLVFQSHIGLRPGWPSREEVYFCKLHPIDCSYTLDDLPVSSSTPTFDHTKACVLAAAAFAICQTGLTLKDIVSFEEIAEPTLVGEFDVKYKIIFNVFKIKDASFVAGPVEIVVEFRQEFQTMDVISIVKNEMPNEVKEI from the exons ATGTTGAGCAAAATCTCCACCACCGATGATGTTTCCAGAGATTTCTCCTCACAGATCGAGAAGTTTAAGGCAATGCAATTGATTTCCGAAAATTACGTCCGCACTTTCACGGATCTTAATTACGATTCTGATGACTACAATCTGGACTGGACCGATCCCGAAGAATTTATGCGGCTGGAG GGTGTGACTAGGCTATTTGCTCTTGTTGGTAACCCTGAACTTTTGTACTCGTACGCACTGTTGCCTTTGGCCTACTTCAATGCTCAACAT AAGACAGATTTTGAATTTCACAAGTTTGTGAGAGCATATTTCAATCAAGCTCATCCCATGTACATAGTATTTGAGGCCATCAGCCCCACCATTGCTGGAGGACTTCCTTTAGTCTTCCAATCACATATTGGCCTTCGACCCGGATGGCCATCACGTGAGGAGGTGTATTTCTGTAAGTTGCACCCCATTGATTGTAGTTATACTCTTGATGATCTTCCAGTTTCCTCCTCAACTCCCACTTTTGATCATACCAAAGCCTGTGTTCTTGCGGCTGCTGCGTTCGCTATCTGCCAAACG GGCTTAACTTTGAAGGACATTGTTAGTTTTGAAGAGATTGCAGAACCAACTCTGGTTGGTGAATTTGACGTTAAGTACAAGATAATCTTTAAtgtgtttaaaataaaagatgctTCTTTTGTTGCGGGACCTGTTGAAATAGTGGTGGAATTTCGTCAAGAATTTCAAACAATGGATGTGATATCCATTGTTAAAAATGAGATGCCAAATGAAGTTAAG GAGATTTGA